DNA from Toxoplasma gondii ME49 chromosome X, whole genome shotgun sequence:
CACGCTTTTGGAAGAAACTCTGAGATTTCTGGCCTCTTCCGCCGGTGCAAAAATCACGTGTTATCTGCTACGAGATGgactgccttcctcgctAGATGAACTGAACAAATCTGCAGACGCAGATGCAGGCGCTTCCTTAACGTTTACCACTTCTGAAGACACTCGCTTTTACAGAGTCAACTGCACAAAAAACAGCTTTTCTAGAAAGGGCCTGTCCGTTCTAGCCGCAAGTACACGGGACGCCTCTACCAGGTCACGCCTTATCCTCACCCCGTCGTTAAACACAAACGCTTGTGGCTTTCAGACGGGGCCAGAGGATGTGTCTGAGTTGCGGAGTTGGGTCAATGTGGtactcgaagaagaggcacaaaaagaaagagacgattCAACATCGATGTGGCCTAGCGTCTTGCGCGGATCCAGTTCCGTCTGCTGCATAGTCCGCGCGGCGGAGCCCGACACCAACGGGTCAGAACCAGGTTCTACCGCTGTTTACCGGTAAGCCAATTTATCCGCCACCTCACCAGAAGTCAATGCTCCGCAAAAACCTCCGTTTTATCAATGACGAAGTACGTCACCCGCGAGCACATCATGACCCGCGGCCACTCGACCTAGCCAGCACCCGGCTAGCATTTTCGACGCACGTGTAAGatgtgtctgcatgctccTGTCGAGGCGACGTCGCTTATAGAGAATTTCGGCATTTTAGACAGGCAAAACCACTAGCTGGAACATTTATCTCACCAAATTGGGAGTGGCAACATTcacgaagaaagggaaggcgACTTGTTGAGTAAGGATTCGAGGACGGACGGCGCTCTTCGCAAGTGTTGTCACCAAAGACCACAACCCGCCGCTGCGCGAATCGCAGCAGAAACTCAAGAAATGAGATGAATGTTTGGAAACAAAACTTTCTACTTTATTGAAGCTTTCTGCGTGGAGTAGAACTGGTGGGCGTGCAAAAGTAACCGCCGTAAAATGTTCAACAGCCACACTCTAGATATCTGTAGGAGCTCGAGCAGCCGAGGATGGATaagcgggagaaagggaatTCCCCACAGTTGTCGTGACGCGTTTACCTTGGTAGGTGACGACATGAGGGAGAACGCTTGAAGGTTCGTCAACTGACGAGGTGTCTGTTGCATTGCTGTGTATGGGGAAAAGGCACATGAGGGGAGAGCGCGGGGCAACAAACAGGTTCAAGAGGGAGCTCTCGCGTCAGGTCCTTTCATCTGGCCTCTCTCGTCGACCTGGGGAAAAAAGGATTTTCACCTAGCAtcagacacagaagacacgAACACTTTTCCCTACGGGATCTGCTTGTCCGCTTTCTGTGAGGCAGTCGCAAACACACGGGCTTTTTGACAGGTTCAACACGCAGGCATTACAGTGCATTCTCCGGCATTGCACATACGACTCAATTCCGATTTTAGACACCTTCACGCGATCCTCGCACATCTATCAGCTAGCAGGACCAAGATTCTTTGCCTTTGTCGACGCTGCACTCGTTCCGCATGTGAGGAAGTTCGAGGTGCcaaaaagaaagcgaactTGTCCGCGTGGTACCTGCCTCTGTCCATTTCCATTTACAACGAATTGAAGCTGCCTAAAGCCGCGCAGTCGAGTGTTGTGCGAGGTCGTACGCGAGCCAGCTGCATgtgtttcgccttctccgctctTTTCGTTTCCCATGTAGTGACTCTGAGCACGCGGAGGTCGTGAGATGTTTCTTCGAATCGCTCCCAAAGGAGAATGGAGAAACAGCCATGAGCTTGCGTGGAGAATTCAAACGGAAGAATGAGGAACCCTGGCCGACGGTGTTTTTCCTCGTTGCCTTCCCCGTTCGCCCTGACGGGCGCTCTGGTTACTCCGAAAAGTCAAAGAAAGAGCAAATTGAGTACGTGTCCCGCGTTGTAGCGACGACCTATGAGGAAACCAAGGCGTCGTGCCCCCCGTACAAGTTTAAAATTCTTTCTTACGATTTTGTTCCCTTCTGTGCGTCGGACACGTCCGCTTCTTCGGCGCATGCTCCACTGAATGCACAAACCGAAGACTCAGAAGGAATGCTTCGGTGTGAGGCCCTCGAGTCCAACTATCCGTCTTTTGCTAGTGAAACGCCCgccgaggcagaaagaaCGGGTGACGCTggccctctctcttctccactcccTCCCTCtgagtcagagagaagaagcgctgaagagggaagaagggaaacGGGGGAAAAAGttgcagaagaagctgctctCTTTGCCGTGAGAAAAAAACTTCCTCAACTGAAAACGGACTGTGTCTCCCTGCTTCAGAGGGCAGAAAGGTACGGTGTAGAAAAGGATGAATCCACACGGTtggggaaacgagaaagggaAAAAAGATGACATCTTTCGCTACACTTAGGTGCTTCCTAAGAAACTCCACTCCGAAAACGCATCCATCATTCGTAGTGCCGCCGCTGATTTCACATgaatacacatacatacaatCAGATTTGTTAGTAATAGCACTCTGGAAATTGAATTCACCTTCTAAAATTAGATCAGTCAGGGCCGGTTAGTATCGCCGAGGAATGCGATCTGCATCTTTACTGGTTATCTGAACAGCCAGAGGTGTACATCATTATCTTAGCGGGCTTCGTGTGGTATCTCAGACTCCATCTATGTCTTCACGTCGAGCGGCCTTTGGTGACCAGTTCCAGATTCTAGCCTGATGCAAGCTTCACCCCGGCACTTCAGTTCCTTCTTTACCTCTGAGTAGGCTTCTGCAGCGCCACGAAGACGCCTGTGCGGAGCTCATTGAGGTTACCTACCGTTGTAAGTACGGCAAAGCGTGTGGTGTCCTTTTACAAAAGATGATACTAATTATACTAGCTTCTGAGCAgcagttttctctcgccgcaCATACGAGTGAGGAGTAAAGCAGGTACACACCGTGCACTGATGTAAGGACTCGTTCCGCTAAAACAAAGCGACAGCAGGGGCACTTCAGAGGTGAGACTGCGATCGCGACTAGTGGGCGCTTGCGGTTAGGGGAAGCGCGATCCAGGTGTGTTGTAGAATACTTTTCCACAGGCTTCCTCTGATTCAAGACAGCACCCAAAGGTAGTTTGTgttggagaaaaaagcgtATGGACCACGAACCCCTGTTTTGAGCATTTTGAGcaccgagaagaagccagGAGCGTTTTTAAACAAGTGGTAGCCGTAGTCCACGACGTCTGGAGCTTAACTGATATGGAATAACCTGAATGCCGGAAGATGTTGAAATGTAACACCGTTAGCTGTCTTACGCAGCCCAGGGTGCCACGTGCGGGGGTTGAAAGGCGATTGCTCCCCAAAGGGGCTGATGCTGGTCTTGTGTTCTACACGTACACCGGAAAGTGGATCTGTGTGTGGTGTGCTAATACATGCATAAATGTCAATACACAAACGAAGACATATTTGAGATAACACGGAGCTCTCTGTGTTCCAGACACGCTTCAGTGGCTGCTTGCCGGCATCTGCTTGGCCGTCGTCATTCCCGCTCTTCTCGGCCTCTTTCTGCACCGCCTCCAAGGTCACCACGATGACATTTGGGAAGTCCAGCCAAGACTTCAAAGTAAATGACAGCCTGAACCGTGTAACGGCGACCTTCCACATATATGTGATTCACTCTTTGCCTCCTGCACAAGAGCGCACCAAGACGTTGCACATTTTCAGTTGAATTGTCTCGTGGAGCATCGACAGTTGCAGTTCTTGCCTGGGATGTCTCACGAATATTGTCCATAGATATCGTGTTTCTagcttccttcttccacgcCTCACTTCCtaaagaaaacgaacaaagGAAAAGGATGCATAcaaagggagacgaggaaggagatagtacatgcagagagggagaagaaaaggagacgcggcCGAGAGAACACAACAGACGAGACCTGTTGCTTTTGAGCCAGAATTACTCACTACCCTTGCCTAGATGAGAAAAATGAACAGACCGAGGTATTTTTCCTGTTGGTTCCGTTCTTTATTGAatgacagaagagagaaagtaCAAAACGAAGCAACTACCTATGCGTATCCATATACGTGTCCCTTGGTATAAATATTATATGTTCCATACCTACGGAAACACGTATATGTGTTGAAGATTTTCATGTCATTTTGTAGCGCAGAGGATGGACTCGTATTCTGAAATCTGCTGGGAGGGTAGTGCTTTTTAATAGGAGAAGGTTTGTCGACATGGAATCACCTCCCCATCCTTTTCAGCGACAGGCGATACACAATTCAGCATCTGCAGCGAACACATACGACGACATATTTGAGAACTTATCTCGGATATTCCAGCCGTCTTTCCCGGTCACATGACACTTTTTCGTTTACATGAATCCAGCTATTCTGGGCAAGTTCCTTGTATCTACTTAACTCGTTGCATACTTAGGATCGGACCAAAAGAGTTCGCTAGTGGTAGTAGGAAATACGAGATCGCGTCGGCGATTATAGGGACATGCAGTGTGATCTCCTCGACTATTATGGGTATGGCTATTCTACTAAATTAGGTGTAGTGGTCTTTAACGGATATGGAGGAAACCAACAAATTTATCCCAGGTGTACAAATATCAAGGTATTCACTGCcgtagtctccttcctaatgGTAGTCTGGACGGAGAATACGTATGTCTGCGTATCTTCTCTCATGACAAAGGATTTGATAGTGGTATATTTCTTCCTAGGAAAAGCCACAGATTCACACAGCCGCTTCTTGAATCCCGGAAGAGACGAATGGCTTCTTTGCGATGTTCAGCAAACGGTAGCAAACGTCCTTTTCTAGATCGGTTGGCCCGTTCGACGACTCCGGAAGACGACTTTTTCAAAAGATCGTAAATATCCACGTAAAAAAGTTCAACAAATATTGACTCTTTTCGGCGTAGGACAAAAGGTGACTGTGTCTATTTTTCAGTGAGTTACGTACTTTGTTTTGCATTCAACGACCCTAGCTTTCTTGCCGAGTGGGATTTCCCCGAAAAATGAGATCCGCTTCTTTTCATTTGCAACTCTGGCTGACAACTGCCCTTCTCGCGCTGTTCCTGTGCACTTATTTggtttccacttttttcccAGAAGACTTTTTAGTCGCACTCATGTTCTTGAATGTTGTTTTGTTTagtagaagaagaaaaacgatgaCCGTGAAAGTTGACAGTTCTTAGATGTTTGGATTTTTTTCGTCTAGAGAATTTCAAAACGTCTTCATGTACTTCCTAGACAGTATAGAAATAAAACAATATCAATTTTAATGTTCCCCTTCCTGGTCTCTTGTTTGGTACGCAGCCTCTTGTGGCTTTTAGGTGTCCCTGTGCACGTTCTCGACGTTGCCAACGAGGCCGCAGCGTCAGGCAAGTTTCGACACAGAGAACATTCTGTGTCCGCTTGGCACCGatgaaaacagaaaaagatgcAGCCTATGTCGATATTCCCTCAACCCAAGACCATAACGCCAAAGAAAGCGTGTCAGGGCCTCAGAAATGAGACGTACATCGGCTAAGCTTCCGccaaaagaagagactccCACTTTCAACACGGCTTCATTTTTTCATTTCCCTCCTCACATCGACACGACAGAGGCCTAGACGTTTTGGGTTCCTGCGCGTCTCGCCCGCTGATATACATGTCTTTGTCTTTATTCCTACAGGTACTAAACTCTGTGGTGGGACAGGTGCCTGTGTGGCCTGTCACAAAACTACACGAACATTCGAACGGTGGAATGTCCTTGACTTTGGATGTATGGATTTGTGACGGCGACTCTCCCGTCTTCGTAAAACTGTGGAAAGTGAAGATCTCAACACCGACGAATATGCGTTGGCGATGACGTGCGTGTGGAGACATGAACAAAAGCAAGAGAGATCAGAAGTCCACACAAAGTCGGCGTCTGGCCTCTTTCGCCCTGAAATCCCGTGCAGAGACGATCAGTgtcgaaacgagagagaggaataACACGATGGGGGACGACACATCGAAGGGGCTAGGACGGAACTGAGGGATGTACACGTCACTCTGTGCGTCGTCTGCATTGGCTATTTTCTCGCGACTTTCCCCGTTTCGCTCGAGTTGTGCTTCGCTCCTCAGTCGTCACAGTGCTGGTCTTCGTTGCACTGATTTACGCGGCGATGAACGCCTCTCTGTTGATTCGCTGCATTCGCCGGGGTCGGCGGGAACGAGCATGCAAGGAAGAACAGACTCTGCCCCCTCCTCTCTGGATGTCACTAAAGGTCCGAGTTCCACgtcagaaaaagaaaaactaAACGAGGAAAATATCCCACCACGAGCCACAAAAACCGTTGGCAAATGCATCTTTAATCACGTTCGATGTGCGTCAAAGGCAGTATGGAAAACGGGCGATCTAGGTGCACTCTGAATCTCAGGTTTCTTGTATCTTCTTGGTTTGTCCCTTGGTCTCACACTGTCAATCTGCCTATTTTCGTATCCACTGCACCGGGTCATCAAATTCAAGCGATTCCTGCGTTTTTCGTTCCGGTGCATCTTTTACAGCCGTGGTACAAGCGGACGAATAGTGTGGTTACCAGActcatgtgcatgcgctgatTCAAGCACTCAGTTTATTTGGAAGCTGAAAGACGCACTGTTAAGGCTCTTTTCGCAGGCAACCCACTTCTTCATTCATCtcgtctttgttctctcttgctttttACCGTTTTCGTTTTGGTTCTGCCCCCTCTGTCAGGATCAAGCCACCTTCCTCGCCGAGGCGCTTTGGAGCTGCGAGAGAATGCACCACGAGTGCATGTACTTGACGGAGGAAATGTAGAGACCTCCTGTAATTATAGATCTCTTCATACATGTCAACTGGTTGCTTCGTTGCTGCCAATTCATATCGTCtttacataaatatacatatagtGACATAaatttctctctctatatattatatgtatatatatacatccatgtatttatctatctacatctatACGTATATGAGTATATGATGCATGCCTAGAGTCACATCCTTCCTTGTCCAAGTACGTGGACTTACATCtcggaaagaggaaacgggacTCTCGGTAAATGCACCAGTGGACGTGCGACCCTTGAGAAAGcgactttgttttcttcccttATGTGTGTTCTAGAAACAGTTGCAGAAATATGCGTTTTGTGTCTCATGCATTTGTGCGGAACAGGGAGCAACCCTTGTTGCCGTAGTGTGCGCACTGCCAACTGTTCCGTGTGGCAACGTCCTTAGGAAGAGCAGACTTGTTCCACAACATTCCGAAGACAGGGACAGTGCAGAGGACAGCCGCGAAAGACACATACtttcagagagacacaaaaacatGAACAGCAAGTCTGAGGAACCCATTTTTAGCGGAAGAAGTGTGGGTTACTTGTTAACGGACCACAGAGAGAACCACGAGCGTTCACTAACGGTACTCGGAAATGAGAGGTCGCGTGAGTTCTTGGGGAAATGAGATCTTGACGCCCAGGAGATGTTGGTACAAAGAGCGGTGTGTTTAGAActcgtttgcatgcgctcggTTCAACGTTTGCTTTATTTGGACGGTGGAAGGCCGGAATCGTTATTTGGCTTACTTTTGTCCCGGTAAAAACTCCAATTCTGCCCAAACTAAGGAGCCAAGGACAAACCTATCTAAAGGCGTCTTGTAAGAGTTACCATACGATCCATGCAACGCCGGCATTCTCCCCCGCCCACCATCGTCATCGGTAAAAACGGTTTGTCCCTGCACCTCCGAATCGTTCTATTTCGAATAGCTGCCTTGCAAGCAAAGGCCTGTTATCAGTTCCGCTCGACCATCCCCATCCCCACTCAGGCCCCAATATATACCTCAACAGATACATAGCCTATTTATGGTGCATGTGGGTGTCCAGCGATGAGGAAAAGAGTTCTACAGTACAACAGAGCAGATAGTGGCGGTCCTGGGAGAAAGGCAGCTCaggcgttgcatgcagaactcGAATTTTCTTTCTGGTAACCGTTGACGTTTGcgtttcgcctttcttctcggagTCTCTACACATCCCTTTGTGTGGACGTTTCTAGTTTTTCTAAAAGCGTGTAGTTCCCCTCGCATTAATGAAAAGTTCCCAAAACCCGTGTTTCAGCAATGATCTGGCGACACGTCGAATTCTCGCCGAAAATCGAACTCTGACAAACTGCACGCTCTGGAGATACACCCGCCCCCACTGCGGCTTGGAGTGATGTGGCCAGAACAGCCGTTCGTCTGTTTTACAGTTGTTTACCGGTTCGCAACCAGGTAGAGAGGTCCACGGGCTTGAAAGGCTTTGTTTCCTGGATCCAAGGTCTGTCGTGCTAGCTCAGCTACTTAGTCAAGATGGAAACTACCGTACACGTATGAGCTCACCGAATCCGTGTCACAGCTGCCTCTCGCGCACTACCGATCTTGTTTGTCAGCATCCAAAGAACTACGCAAGAAAATGCGAGCTAGGTCTCAAGTCTACAGTTCGGATGTGTCTTGAGAGAGGCTAGGTTCTTCCCATgtgcgaagagaaagagcatGCATTTTTCTCAACTCGGTGGCGGCGGTCGCTTCGAGCACTTTTCTGGAAGCGCTCTGCACGCACGAACTTGCCGACTTAAAGACTCGCGCGTTACGGAAAACAATGAAGCCGGGGAGAGCGctagagagaaaagagacggtAGAAAAGAGAACGATAAAAAAGGGTCCCGCGATCCTAGTACAATACGACAGCAGAAATTCCAGAAGGTCCTGGGCACCCACCCACGTGCGGAACGTCGCGGTGAGAAAATAATGGTTCCTTGTTTCAGCAAGTTTCTTACAAAAacgcctcttcgtcgtcgtcctcctcgtcctgaGCATCCGAAACAACCAtcgaagacagaaaaccaGCAAGACGAAAGTCTCCAACGTCTTGTGAAAAAACGCGTGCTCCTCCCATGTGTGTTCTCTTTCGCTACTCCCGAGAACAAAGCCTGGGCGCAACCATCGCGCGCTAGAAGACACCATTTCTCCACAGTGGAGACAaacctttctctttcttttttcattTGAACATGCGCACGTCCTcacgtctgcatgcgcgtgcagacacacacgttgatgcatgcacagactgAGACACATGCTGAGTGGAGATGCATCCGCCTGTGAACCGACAGATGCGCAAGTTCGGAAGCCGCGTCTACTCAAAGAGGTGAGTGCTACACAACCACGAGTCtcgagcagcagagaaggaggagatgcagaagctgctgacgcagagaagaaacaacgaataagtgacgaagagaagagcagccgCGGAGACTCTGCAAAGTCCACACGCATGCAAGGTGACCCGGTGCCTACCTGCGAAAGGTCACCGTACAGCATGTCCACTTCGTCTTGGTAGTTCTTCATCTTGGAACCGACGTCGTtgggcttcttcttcttctccacgatTTGCTTGGACTCTTTCTCGCGATCCGCCACGGCGCTCTGCagctttttctggagagacaccaggtcctgcagaagaaaggaaaacagagattTCACGAATCGGCGACACGGACACAAGAGCCGCACAAACGAAGGACGAGctcgcgagacagagaagcgcacACGGTGGAAGGACACCGCAGACGATGCGAGAGAGAtgaaaagacaaaagaaaacgaagaacaggCAAACGAGGGAAGCCGATCGAAGAGTGAGCCGACGAAATGCGAGAACGAACAAAATgcacaagagagacgcagtcgaagaaacagaagacgacacagcgaaagaagccgagaaaTGCGGAAGAGGTCGCGCGccgaaacgcgaaaaactgcaagcagaaagaagaaaaagaaggcaaaaagaaacgcggtcgaacagcggagaaagcgaacaCCCGTACCTTCATGTCCATTTTCGGACTGCAGTCCTTGATGAGGAGATCGAGAAGCCTGAGCCACGCAGGGCTCTTCGCCTGGATAAGGAAACCATGCAGGACGCAAATTGTGCATCTAGTGAATAAAGGCCTTCGGATCGAAACGCGTAGACGCTCACTCGTGTGCACAGTCCACATAAATAGGCGATAAATAATATCCTGTTTTCTGGAGGAGCTTGCATGTGAGTACTCCCCGAAGTCTACAGCGGAAAAACTAAGCCAGGCCAGAAGCAATTGACCCCTCAACGTGTAGTCATTGAAAACCGGGTGATGAGTTCCGAATATAGTGCGATCTTCTTGACTTCTATGGGTAGCGCCCCTCCACGAGCAGCGAACTTCGTACCTGGTAAATCAGCTCCTGTCTTATGCCTTGCTGGTTCTACGCGAATACCAAACCAGCACGGTTTGTTCATCTTTTCCTCACAGCACTTACGGGGCTCTCTCGAATTTTCTTGCCGAGTTTCGTCGCAAACTGCTCGCAGTCTTTGTAACTTCGAAGGGCGACAGCGTCAACGGGGTCGACGACAGCTGCAAAAGGGAAGAACTTCGTGAAGCGTTTTGAGGAGGTGTTTGGGGATTACCGACGTGAACAAAGCGCGGGGACGACGAATGAAAGGTGAGAGACGATGCGAcactgaagaggagagaagaggaaacgcgagaggagaagcccaccggggagaagagagaggctgcaCGAGACTGGACCAGAGACGACGTAGTgagcacacacagagacacgagagacaAGCCGAGATGCGAGAGATGTTGAAACACACATGCGGAGAGCAAGGCGGACACAActcaaaaaaggagagagtcGAATGAAcaacgagaggagaacaggcACAGcttcacagagagaaagtgagACAATCGCGACTTCTCGTCTTACGCGCAGCAGCCTTCGTCATCTTTGCCCGCGCCGCAGCAGCAactgcagaagcagctgtgGGTGGAACGTAATCTGCAGGTCTTTCGCATCCAGAAAACAAGTCGTCCATCAGTCTCTTGTCCGCCTCTTCAACCAATCTGAAacgcacagaaaaacaacaaaaacgCGCCTACAAAGTTCTGGGagcaaatatatatatatatatatacatatgtttGTATAATATGGTTGGACATGAGACTCTAATAATGCTATTCAAATTGAACAGATACgcatagatatgtatatatctatatatatatatatattatacatatatttatgaaatattatatatatttatgtatatgtatataataGAACTCAATCTCCACGGGTATGCAAACCTACaagatacatatacacatgtatatatatatatatatatatgtagatattTATGTagatatttatgtatgtgaCTGGATGTCACTCTCCAGGGTTCTTCGTACCCACAAGATGCACAGGCATCCCCGCGAGTGCGCACAAATGTCTCGTGGTATCTGTGTCCAGAAAGTACAGTCTCCGCTTCGGGGAGAGGAACatcttctctccgtgtcttGCGTCCAGGGACCTTTTGAAGTGCAATGGAAGAGAGCCAGCAAGCAGACAGGCGCGAGGAGCGAGGACAACAACGACAGCTCGACGCGACTCAAAACACAAACGACGCACCCAGACGAGAAGCATGCAGACAAGAAGCACGCACAGAGCATTCAAGTTCTGTTGCATCAGCAGGAGACAGTTCAGACGAAAAAAATGTTGACGACACAGAATCAAGTGAGCACCGTCGAAATAGCGCTGGGAGATGGTCAACACCTGAACAAGAGATAGCGCTTTTCCTCAAAGGGCGCAGCGCGCGGGGAAACAAAGCACGTACTTTTGCCTCCGCATCTTCTCGGCGAGAGGgtcagagagaggcgcgtcgGAGTCATCTGCAAATCCGCGTCTTGctgaagagaggggagaaagagacgtgCACAGAAGTGGAAAGGAAACGCCTATCTGGCGGAAGGACGAGAGCCACGAACGACTGTCTGACAGAGAACTCAGAAGAGCCTCAAGAACATAGTAGGAAAACCTTGGACACAAATCCTACGGAACAGCACACCGCGTCAGTACACACGCTGTACGGACACAAGTGAAAGGTTCCCCTTCATTTACATGCTCTGTtgcaaatgtatatatatataaaagtatatatatatatatatatgtatagggATACGTGCATATAGCTGTACTTTGAAGACCAGGGAATACGAAACCGCgagctcgagagaaacgaagcaatTGGGCGACGTTGTGTTTTGTGAAGAGATACACCTTGTGGAGTGAAAGAGTGACAGACGGGTTTCCTCAGGCGTTTGCTCACCGTCATTTGCTACCCTCTTggccgcagcagccgctGCCTTTTGCTGCTCCTCttgtttcctcctctcctccgcctccaaAATTTCGTCAGCCTCGTCCTCtgcaaggaaagagaaagtgaCCGCGCCGTACacgacgcgcatgcaaacaggAAACCGTGCATGCACCTACACACTGAGGTGGCAGAAGGGGCATTAACTCGATTGGAACCCACCAGCATGAATGCAGATAATTCCCTCGTGGAGACATCCGCATCCTACAGTGGGAAgtgtatatatttacacaCATTGGTATTCAGATGTATCTGCATATGTGCTCATATCCATAAATGCGTATACGGATCTTGACGCTTGTGTCCACGTAGAAAAAGGATTTAGGGCAGTACGGGGGATACGAGTTGTACACATGGTTCCGTCACACAAACGAAATTTGCAGCACCTATACCGTTCCTGATTTGAGAGACTGTGCAGGATATTGCTTAAACTGCAGAGGCACATGCGCCCTCAACTACGTTTTTCAACAAAAAATGGGGTGTCGGCAGAACCTCCGTATCTGCAGTGTGCATACATCCCACAGGCAGCCGCGGCGGGTCCTCACCACCTTGTGAGCATCCTGGGTGAGAGGCTTGGCAGGGCAAGCGTAGGAATATCGCCTGCAAAAGTTTCGTTTTCCCCGCAGACCTATAGTTCTCACGGAAAGTGGAGACCTCTCCATTTCTTGTCAATTTTcaaaggaaagcgaggaagaatgTAGCAGAGCTAAGGGGGGGCCGGGTGACAGAGTCGGTATGCTAGACAAGTAGAAAAAAAGGGCTTACCCCACGACGAC
Protein-coding regions in this window:
- a CDS encoding hypothetical protein (encoded by transcript TGME49_226985~Signal peptide predicted by SignalP 2.0 HMM (probability 0.855) with cleavage site probability 0.221 at residue 24), with the protein product MYTSLCASSALAIFSRLSPFRSSCASLLSRHSAGLRCTDLRGDERLSVDSLHSPGSAGTSMQGRTDSAPSSLDVTKGSSHLPRRGALELRENAPRVHVLDGGNVETSCNYRSLHTCQLVASLLPIHIVFT
- a CDS encoding hypothetical protein (encoded by transcript TGME49_226980), whose translation is MSSWEDEADEILEAEERRKQEEQQKAAAAAAKRVANDARRGFADDSDAPLSDPLAEKMRRQKLVEEADKRLMDDLFSGCERPADYVPPTAASAVAAAARAKMTKAAAPVVDPVDAVALRSYKDCEQFATKLGKKIRESPAKSPAWLRLLDLLIKDCSPKMDMKDLVSLQKKLQSAVADREKESKQIVEKKKKPNDVGSKMKNYQDEVDMLYGDLSQDEEDDDEEAFL